The genomic region ATTTAGAAGACCCTGCAGTAGACAAATTATAAGCTTTATATTTGTTGGAGCATAAAAGAAGTGATTACGTGAACATATCTTTCATACTTATcactattaaaaaattatatgtttATCCTATGCCTCACCAAATGTGATGTACTTTACTCTTCATCCATCATCTTCAGATCAGCAAGCGATTAGTCTCTGATCCACGGTTCTCTTCCATTGTATCTTTCTAAATCTACTTTTTTTGTTAGCATGGAGATATATTATCTGAAAGTTATAGCTGTTAGTAtaatcaaaatatattataaattaaCAGACAAAAAATCAAAGATTAGGGATATACAGCTCACCAGCAACGGGAGCATACAACCATCCACTGTCTTCTTCCCTACATCATGAAACCTCTCAATCTCCACAATTAGCTTATCGTAAATGTACCTAACCCAATAGATCTACCTTAGGTTCGATACATCAATGGCAACTAGTATATGTATGTCTGAAACGGTGGCCTTTGGCGAGGGAAAGAACAAACACTTCGATATCAGCATAATGAAGTGTCTCTGGAAAATGATTTTATCGTCATCGGACTACATGGAACATATAATAACATCATTTTTCAAATTGGCTTGTGTCTTTCCTATGAAGCTGTTAAAAATTCGGTGCTCTTCTAGTGTTTCTAGATTCTTGAAACTCGCCCCTGCCAAACAGAAAATGAGTCAACGCATAAATCTTTATtggttaattttatataataCATATATTCAATGAGATTGTTGTgacaaatttttctttttttgcttttcttcCTATTTTCTTTGGGGGTTTACTTACCATGGTTCGGTAATCCAAAACATCGCACAATGAATTCAACCGTTATGGGCATTTTTCTGGTGTCGACAACCAATGACTTCTCATCCCGACTGTATGATGATGCTATGGCCACTATCATATCTTGGTTGACAGCCCATTCAGGCACATATCTCAACCAGCCAAAGCCCATATTCTCAACCTCCCTTATTTTCTCTCCACCCGTTTTTGAACTTAAATGCTTCATAACTGAAGTCACGCAATATGACGAGTATTTAGAGACTAATATTTTCTACACAGACAATCATAATCAACACATAGTGACAACTAATGAGAAATTTGGTATTAACATTTACTATTAATGCATAAAATCCAAGTTAATTTAGTTTATTTAGTTTATTATTTATGTAACAGGTACTTAAAATTGACATTTTTGTTAATTCACCCCTAACCATTTTTTGTCATCCTCCTTCTGGAGTGTTACGCCTTATGTGTATCTTCTTTTGTCCTAGTACGAGCCAATTTTAATGCTTGTTTTTTGAACACCTGATCATGAGTAACACAGATGTATACTTAACTAAACCATTTAACTTAAATATAACATCCCAAAATTTGTACTAACATAACTACAATAACATCTATGCTTAATATAACTAGCATAACTTCCATGATATAAGAGTTACAAATTGACGCTACTTGACCAATGCAAAGGTCTTCTTAAGCAAGTCACAATTGCAATTATACCTAAGTCCAATTGTCAATACTTCACCAAGTATCATGATCATATTCATGAAGATAAAAGACTCGCTCCAAATAAAATAATGCATAATTTTTAACCAACTTAAACCTAATGGCTACTTTTTAATTGATACACTTAACATGATTAATCtctaaaatatgaatttaaatgTCACCATTTATATAATTCACATAAATTGAgagttaaaattataatttagttaTATATGATCTATTTTATTACTCTATTATTTATAAAAGCTTGAAAAATAAAAGCTAAAGTGTGTGGACCGTTTACATATATAGACATACATATATGATAATGTCATTTTTATTTGTGTTAATCTCTTTAATCAAAGCACACCACGTAGCAAGCAAACTAGgaaattaaaaaaatgttaaaatgaaataaaataatataaaataaaataaaatatcaaattgtGAATCAATGTGTGCATTGTGTGGAACAAACCATTGATAAAAAGGGGCTAAGAACACTCTAAAGTGGTTGAACAAATCACCGAGAACAGGGCCAATAACACTTTATAGTTGTGGATTGCAACGTGTTTAAAGAAGTTCAAATTTCTGGTGATGATACGAATGCCATAGATTTCTATCAGTTTGCAACCATCTCATCATCTCCACCTACAAAACACCATTTATGCAACCAGAAAATTAGGACGCGGCGGCGTTCCCTTCCCCGTAAACCACTCAATGCGAAATAAAGATTAAAAACTTCATCTTTTTTATCCAACCCAAACATATACAACAGCTGATAATGAAAAACTTCATCTTTTTTATCCAACCCAAACATATGCAACAACTGATAATGAAGCATTTTTATGCCAATTGATCGGAACATGCAAATAAATAACATACCTCTATAAATAGAAGACAATGCATGTGATGCTCCGATTATGAAGTTatgtgtttttcttttctttgcttttttcGTTCTTTCTTGTGAGATTATAGTTGGAATAGAATGGGGAAAATATGGATTTTTTGGATGTTAATTTTTTGGAGCAAAATTGCATTTTAATGGGTAAGAATATAATTGAGAAATGTTagaaatttgatttgaaaaaactgaaattaattttgaaaaagaaattaatgaCACCAAGCATTCAAAGAAAGGTGAGTGATAAAGAGGTTTATTTTATTCACGCGCTTATCAAAAAAATAAGATCCTTTTGTGATATTTCTATATTGTATATAATTTTTTGGTTACCTAACATCACCGTATTAAATATGTTTAGAAGCATGCAAATATTACACTAGAAAACGAACAAACAATAAATAGAATACCAAAATAACGTAGCAATTATTATTTACCAAAATTTATTCATTGATGATAATTTACATTAACACGGATTGCTAAATGCACTTTTACGTGCATGCATTTATGTTGAAAGTGGTTAAAAGAATCACATACGTCCACCCTTTGTTGAATGATATACTGTATACTTCTATTGGAGACTTGCCTCCTTAGTATCTTCATCCATTTAATCGTTTCAAATAACCTTCTCACATTAGTCAAGATCCTCAGTTTGTGCTTGCAAGACACTGCTTAGGTAATCCAAATTCCTTTTCATGGAGAACTTGTTTCCTCCATGGGTCATTGTGTAACTTGTAATGCAAAACCTTGTTTCAACAAACATTCATGTCAGTATAACTGTTTCCTTTATAATGGCAAATGTGTAAATTGCGATGGATTTAGAGTGGATCCCTCAACAATGACTTTGTCATGTGTGATCTCTGACCATTCATTTAAGAGACGAGACAGATAAAACATGTGACTTAAGAAAATATAGATGGCAAGATCATGTGAAAATTCAACATGAGTATATTGGATCCATCCCTGTGATATTTAACCTATAATGAAAGTCAAGTGTCACATAACAAAATAGGTTAATTTTGATGCATCGATGATATAAACATTTTTTCTAATTACATCCAATTTTTTAGATGACCATTCAAGCGATCAATGTAAAAAGGAGTTATTGCTGATGTGACATTACGTAATTGGATATATGTATCTTAacaaaagagtttaattttgatgcactaatGGTATAAAACGTTTTACACAATTGTCCAATCATATCCATTCTTTTGAATTACCATTCAATATTCTTTGCAACAAATTTATTCCTCCATTGAAAACTTGTTTTTCTATCAAGTAATCAAAGGTTTTGAGTATCATGAAATAAAGTTGCTCTTATGACTTGCATATGTAAGGTgtgttaaaatttaaaagtttgacAAAAAGGAAGATAAAAACCTGTATGAAGGTGGCTAAGGCATCATCTTCTGTCAATTTTACAAATTCGATGGCCCAATCATCAACGTGTCCGAAAGCAGCTTTTTGCCTTTCAGCTTCGAGCATAACAGCATCACGGTACACGAATCTTTGCCAGATTTTCTGAACATTTGCCAGCTTGAATTCGATTTCTGTGTCATTGAATCCCTGAAAGAAGCAACACATCACAAACCATTCAGAACAATCTTTGCTTAAGAATGCATAAATTGTCCCATCAACAACAATGCATGAAATAAGCCATAAAAAGACAGGTAACAAATTAACAAACCCGAAGAAGCTTTATCAAGTTAGGAATTTCATCTTCAGGTAACCGAACTGCGAAGCTGTCATAGTTGAGCATATTCTCATATGGCAGGAAAATTCCATCCTGCAGCACAGAGAAACAAGGCAAAAGACTGCAATCATTCATCATTTCGTTAATTTTGAAATATAAACAAATTTCAGATCATTATCATGAATATAAACAAATAGCACTCTAATCTCTAATTGATAGGGCTGAATTATTCATGGTTCTGAGAACCAAACCGAACCAGCCAATTTGACCAGGTTAGTTAGAAATCGACCACTAAATTGGTCCGGTTCAGAGTAAAAACCAGTTGTAGGATAAGCAGTAAAAAAAAAGGTCAAAAAACCGATAAATCAATTGAACTGATTCGGTTTTTATTGGTTTTTTAGCCGTTAACTGATTTAACCATTCAGTACCAAACTGTCTTATAGATTATATTGACAAGGAGCAAAAGAAGTACAATTCTTAAGTAGATTCTATCAAGAAGGAGAAGAAGTATTATTTACTACCTGAATGACCACAGGAATGCACCCTTGCAAGATACTGTCCTCCATGCGACCGCTCCAACCGTCACCAGGCAGCACGCCGCAGAAAACAGAAGTTGCTAGATCAGCATGATAGTTCTCAGAACGCAACGGGGTCACAATGACGTCATCGGCATGCTGTTTTCCAAGCTTTCCATCCTTGTTAGGACTTGATCCAAATTCTTTAGCAAGTTTCTGTCGTATACCCATGCTATACCTGCAGTATTTCCAAAAAAGTTGAAGCCGCATGTTCCGTAACATTGCAATAATTACCAACAAATATATCCAATCACGTTTGTTAACAAGAAAGTGAGAAATCATTCAATTTCATACAAAATTTTGGGAGAAAGTTTGTAGATTATTGACTAGGGACAATGTGAATGTTCTTTGAAGAGAAATGAATCATACTACAGATGCCTCTAAAATTCCAGAAACTTCTCCAGTTAACTTACGAATCTTCTGGTCTTCCATGAGCATAAGCTGGACCTAGATTACCGTTGAAGTAGAACAACGTCTTGCGCTTCTCGCGGGGCCTGAAGTCAAACCATAATATGTTTGAGTTCTTTGATTTCATGAACTTTAAAGAAATAGCACTTGAAACTCAACCAGCATGACAAGAAAGGAAAGCAAATGACTAACAGTTAATGTATTGACAAATTGTTTACCAATCCCAAAGTTTTGCAGTCAACACATTAGCATCCGGAACTTTCCATGCAGGTAGCACAAGATCTTTGTCGGGGTCAAAACATGGATGGATGCCTCTTCGTTCGGAAGAAATATTATCCCAGTTGTCAGCCCAATAGGCCGTGGTTGAAtggttatgttttgagtttgtgTTTCCCCAATGAACTAACATCATGCTGTTCCATATCTCCTTAGGGGCATAGCAAGCACCTTCATCCCATGAAAAAAACTGCCTTCAAAAACAAAAGTGACAACATTAGCATATGCTTCAAGCAATCTAATACGGTTAACATTACTTCAATAACAAAACTTCGGAGCAGAAAAACACATCTTCTTAGACATACCCAGATATGATCCCTTCCTGATGAGCGATTCCAATACGAGTATTGCTCAACAATGTGTTTATATGCATTCTTATAATATTCCAACGTGAGAGAGCTTCTCAATCCCAAATGATCCTAGCGTTATAAAGGAAAACAAAGTAAAAGTTGTGAGAAGTAATTAGTGTTAAACATGGAGTTTTTAGCTAACACATGATAAATATATCTGTATAATATAAAAAAGATCTACAACCACATAGTAAAAGGTAATTGAATAGGTAATTGAATGTTTCTATCCTTCTTCCATCCTTTTACAGAATATATTGAAGCTCCTAACAAGGGAAAAGAATATTAGATGCAACTCTATTTACCCTTTTGAAATTATTACGTATGTTTATTTAGTCATTAATGGAGAGCAAATCCATGTGACATAGACATTAGGATTGTACCAATCTTCCATAAATAGCAATTTTGTAACTCAGAAGACTATCAACATAAATAAAATGTGCATGCTTGAAAAGTTGAAACTCTTTGTCTTTCTAATACATATGCCACATGCAACAAGATACAACAGCATAACAGTTAATGCAATATACCTGCATACTCAAGTGAGGAGCGTCATCGGCACGAGTTATGATACATGAATCAAGAACAGGAACAAAGAAAAAATCGGCTTCTTCGCCATTTAATGTTCGGTGAGGACTAGCTAAGATGCTCTCGTAAAGTGCTATCTGTAAATAATCGGAAGTTATAAATATATTTCGATAGTTCTAAATTTGATCAACTGAAATGCTCTAACCTAAACTTCATAAAATACCTGGGAACCATACAGTTGCTCTGTCCATATTGTTTGATTATGGTCATTATAAATTCTATTAACACACTCTAACTTAAAATGGCGTCCCTGTAAGaatgaagaggaagaaaattaaaACCAAAAAGCACCAAAACTAGCTCTCCGGAGATAACCAAGATTGACAACCGGCTGATCCTAACCTCAAGGAGGAGGCTGTTGAACTCGGGGGGCAAATCATAAACATATATAAGAGGCCTTTTCTTTGCCACCTTTGTGTTGAGATTGACAATTTTTCCATTAACATGAAGATCATCAGGAATTTCAATCTTAGCAGGTTGAAGCCAACTCGGCCAATCTCGTATAGAAGATATCACAGATGGCACACTGCAATCTACTCCATACCACCCATTGTTACACTGAAAATCATTAAATTCAGTTTATTTAAGTTTATTGGGATGAAGAGAAAATTCACAAAGGAACCCCCATAATCcagaaaataataattaaaaaaaaaaagagcgaaAAGACCAGGAAGAAAATagacaaacaaaaaacaaaatttcAAATCCCTCATCATGTCATCTAGAGATAACCTGAAAAAAGGCCATCAACCTTGCATGAAATAGATGAAAGCCACAAAATCTCATCCCAGAATAGTAACTAACTGACTTTATACGCAAAAGTTACCCCCTGAAGAACATTTCAATGTGATTTAAATGAAATTAGACACTATTTTGATAGAGACATAAACCCGGCATTTAGGTTTCAAAGACTTTCCATACATATAATTTTAGATCAATATCAAGTGGAACAACTTCATGTTCTAGGCttcttatttatatataaaagtgCCCTCAGAACTGAAAATGAATCACACAAAAATCCTcagaaattgaaaatgcatatctAGAGGAGGCAAACTATGATTAGTCCACAGAATTCTTCTATAAATATCCCATTTCATCTCTAAAGTTTATTCTCCTTCTAACATCAAGTTAATTTGTTTCTAAATAGAGAAACGTTGGCAGCAAAATTAGGAAAATTTGACACTTTTTTCTCAAAATGAACCtacattttctaaaaatttttaatcaaatatgttttagtagtattttattttcTACGAGCCAATCTCTACAACCG from Arachis ipaensis cultivar K30076 chromosome B02, Araip1.1, whole genome shotgun sequence harbors:
- the LOC107625459 gene encoding uncharacterized protein LOC107625459, which translates into the protein MARDLLDLVNVKKRRCSWSLVATIASVLALVSVVHLFLFPLTPSFNYFKLAQDSCIPPTNASAEFPINLEKEEPVIDLKHQFPADLHEAVVYRGAPWKAEIGRWLAGCDSVKREVNITEIIGGNNCKNDCSGLGVCNRELGQCRCFHGYTGEECTEKMELECNYPGSQEAPFGRWVVSICPANCDKTRAMCFCGEGTKYPNRPLAETCGFQFNPPSEPDGPKIVDWAKVDQDVFSTNSSVRGWCNVDPAEFYAGKAKIKGECDCKYDGLWGTLCETAVESVCINQCSGHGHCRGGFCQCNNGWYGVDCSVPSVISSIRDWPSWLQPAKIEIPDDLHVNGKIVNLNTKVAKKRPLIYVYDLPPEFNSLLLEGRHFKLECVNRIYNDHNQTIWTEQLYGSQIALYESILASPHRTLNGEEADFFFVPVLDSCIITRADDAPHLSMQDHLGLRSSLTLEYYKNAYKHIVEQYSYWNRSSGRDHIWFFSWDEGACYAPKEIWNSMMLVHWGNTNSKHNHSTTAYWADNWDNISSERRGIHPCFDPDKDLVLPAWKVPDANVLTAKLWDWPREKRKTLFYFNGNLGPAYAHGRPEDSYSMGIRQKLAKEFGSSPNKDGKLGKQHADDVIVTPLRSENYHADLATSVFCGVLPGDGWSGRMEDSILQGCIPVVIQDGIFLPYENMLNYDSFAVRLPEDEIPNLIKLLRGFNDTEIEFKLANVQKIWQRFVYRDAVMLEAERQKAAFGHVDDWAIEFVKLTEDDALATFIQVLHYKLHNDPWRKQVLHEKEFGLPKQCLASTN